A genomic window from Streptomyces broussonetiae includes:
- a CDS encoding methylated-DNA--[protein]-cysteine S-methyltransferase: MTNTYWTRLDSPEGALLLTADADGALTSLSVPGQKGGRGVEEGWRCDAGPFRAAGAQLAAYFAGELTVFRLPLAAHGTDFRQRVWAALDEVPYGATVTYGAIAARIGASRAAVRAVGGAIGANPLLIVRPCHRVIGANGSMTGYAGGVERKVRLLTLEGALADLEGRAVQGC; this comes from the coding sequence ATGACGAACACGTACTGGACGCGGCTGGACTCCCCGGAGGGAGCGCTGCTGCTCACCGCCGACGCGGACGGGGCGCTCACCTCGCTGTCCGTGCCCGGGCAGAAGGGCGGGCGCGGCGTCGAGGAGGGGTGGCGGTGCGACGCCGGGCCGTTCCGCGCCGCCGGAGCACAGCTCGCCGCCTACTTCGCCGGTGAACTCACCGTGTTCCGGCTGCCGTTGGCCGCCCATGGCACCGACTTCCGGCAGCGGGTGTGGGCCGCGCTGGACGAGGTGCCGTACGGCGCGACCGTCACCTACGGTGCGATCGCCGCGCGCATCGGCGCGTCCCGCGCGGCCGTTCGCGCCGTCGGCGGGGCGATCGGCGCCAACCCCCTGCTGATCGTGCGCCCCTGCCACCGGGTGATCGGCGCGAACGGCTCGATGACCGGGTACGCGGGAGGAGTCGAGCGGAAGGTCAGGCTGCTGACCCTGGAGGGGGCACTGGCGGACCTCGAGGGCCGCGCGGTGCAGGGCTGTTGA
- a CDS encoding SGNH/GDSL hydrolase family protein — MAKVGRILAVLLLATLPGLTTPAVAHPEPGPPPQWTGSWETAPSGTSAARPGAAIRNVVHLSIGGTAVRVRLSNRFGTAPLHLGAVTVALRGGAGPGALPGTLRTATFQGAGSVTVPPGQDLVTDPVPLPVPAAADLLVTVYTPDGSGPATSHETALQTSYLAPAGAGRATDEAGSAYTTVISRWYYVTGVDVLGEAAGSVAAFGDSLTDGNGSTPDANHRWPDRLAAYLRTDRLGVLNAGISGNRLLHDGTGPSALARLDPDALDRAGVRVLVVLEGINDIKGVPVADDVSAYADAYRTLVARAHARGVRVVGVTLTPFRGFSAYTDAREAVRQQVNAFIRTGGAFDTVADADAAVRDPADPSRILRAYDPGDHLHFDDAGMAAVADTVLKALTG, encoded by the coding sequence ATGGCCAAGGTCGGACGGATCCTCGCGGTGCTGTTGCTGGCGACGCTGCCCGGCCTGACGACGCCGGCCGTCGCCCACCCCGAGCCGGGACCGCCGCCGCAGTGGACCGGCAGCTGGGAGACCGCGCCGTCCGGCACCTCCGCCGCCCGGCCCGGTGCCGCCATCCGTAACGTCGTCCACCTCAGCATCGGCGGCACCGCCGTGCGCGTACGGCTCAGCAACCGGTTCGGCACCGCGCCCCTGCACCTCGGCGCGGTCACCGTGGCGCTGCGCGGGGGAGCCGGACCGGGCGCCCTGCCCGGCACCCTGCGCACCGCCACCTTCCAGGGCGCCGGGTCCGTCACCGTCCCGCCGGGCCAGGACCTGGTCACCGACCCGGTGCCGCTGCCCGTACCGGCCGCCGCCGACCTCCTCGTCACCGTGTACACCCCGGACGGCAGCGGACCGGCGACCTCCCACGAGACCGCCCTGCAGACCAGCTACCTGGCCCCGGCCGGCGCGGGCCGGGCCACCGACGAGGCCGGCAGCGCCTACACGACCGTCATCAGCCGCTGGTACTACGTCACCGGCGTCGACGTCCTCGGCGAGGCCGCCGGCAGTGTCGCCGCGTTCGGCGACTCCCTCACCGACGGAAACGGTTCCACCCCCGACGCCAACCACCGCTGGCCCGACCGGCTCGCCGCGTATCTGCGCACCGACCGGCTCGGTGTGCTCAACGCCGGGATCTCCGGAAACCGCCTGCTGCACGACGGCACCGGGCCGAGCGCCCTCGCCCGCCTCGACCCGGACGCCCTGGACCGTGCGGGCGTACGGGTCCTGGTGGTCCTGGAGGGCATCAACGACATCAAGGGCGTCCCCGTGGCCGACGACGTCAGCGCCTACGCCGACGCCTATCGCACGCTCGTCGCCCGCGCGCACGCCCGCGGGGTCCGGGTCGTCGGCGTCACCCTGACCCCGTTCCGTGGTTTCTCCGCCTACACGGACGCCCGCGAGGCCGTGCGGCAACAGGTGAACGCGTTCATCCGTACCGGGGGCGCGTTCGACACGGTCGCCGACGCCGACGCCGCCGTACGCGACCCCGCCGACCCCTCCCGCATCCTGCGTGCCTACGACCCCGGCGACCATCTGCACTTCGACGACGCCGGCATGGCGGCCGTGGCCGACACCGTCCTGAAGGCCCTGACCGGCTGA
- a CDS encoding DUF456 domain-containing protein, translated as MGVWELLLVGVVIVLGLCGVLVPGVPGSWLVWAAVLWWALTDPQPVAWGVLVGATGVLLLSLAVRWALPPRRLRQSGATPRMGAYAGAGALLGFVLLPVLGALPGFMAGIYLHERLRLGRHGEALAGLRTVMRSGGSSVLAELFACLVIAGAWVGAVLWG; from the coding sequence ATGGGAGTGTGGGAACTCCTGCTGGTCGGCGTGGTCATCGTGCTCGGCCTGTGCGGAGTGCTGGTGCCCGGGGTGCCGGGGTCGTGGCTGGTGTGGGCCGCGGTTCTGTGGTGGGCCCTGACGGATCCGCAACCGGTGGCCTGGGGTGTCCTGGTGGGCGCCACCGGAGTGCTGCTGCTGTCGCTGGCGGTGCGCTGGGCGCTGCCGCCACGCCGGCTGCGGCAGAGCGGCGCCACGCCCCGGATGGGGGCGTACGCGGGCGCCGGGGCCTTGCTCGGCTTCGTGCTGCTGCCGGTGCTGGGCGCCCTGCCGGGCTTCATGGCCGGGATCTATCTGCACGAGCGGCTGCGCCTGGGCCGTCACGGCGAGGCGCTGGCCGGCCTGCGTACAGTGATGCGCTCGGGCGGTTCCAGTGTGCTGGCGGAGCTGTTCGCCTGCCTGGTGATCGCGGGGGCGTGGGTGGGGGCGGTGCTGTGGGGCTGA
- a CDS encoding helix-turn-helix transcriptional regulator, which produces MLAAIGLDDTHEAAYRVLVSVGAADVPDLARRLTLAEPDTERALRRLERQGLAAQSPARPGRWVAAPPGVALGALLAQQRHELEKAELAAAMLAEEYRAAAAEPAVHDLVEVVTGASAVAQRFLQLQLGATTEVCALVTDRPTVVSGMENEAEEQAASRGVAYRVVVERAVLDLPHGLTELAAALGRDERVRVVDRVPTKLVVADRSLAMVPLTSTTAEPAALVVHASGLLELLCGLFESVWREALPLRLGASGAAEEQPDGPDGTDLEVLSLLLAGLTDASVAKQLDLGLRTVQRRVRRLMELAGVTTRLQLGWHAYERGWVTRS; this is translated from the coding sequence ATGCTGGCAGCGATAGGGCTGGACGACACGCACGAGGCGGCGTACCGGGTGCTGGTGTCCGTCGGCGCGGCCGATGTACCCGACCTGGCGCGCCGCCTGACCCTGGCCGAGCCGGACACCGAGCGGGCGCTGCGCCGGCTGGAGCGGCAGGGGCTCGCCGCGCAGTCCCCGGCCCGGCCGGGCCGCTGGGTGGCGGCCCCGCCCGGAGTGGCGCTGGGCGCACTGCTAGCCCAGCAGCGGCACGAGCTGGAGAAGGCGGAGCTGGCGGCGGCGATGCTGGCCGAGGAGTACCGGGCGGCGGCGGCCGAGCCGGCGGTGCACGACCTGGTGGAGGTGGTCACCGGTGCCTCGGCGGTCGCCCAGCGCTTCCTCCAGCTCCAGCTGGGCGCAACGACGGAGGTGTGCGCGCTGGTCACCGACCGCCCGACGGTCGTCTCCGGCATGGAGAACGAGGCCGAGGAGCAGGCGGCCTCGCGGGGGGTCGCCTACCGGGTGGTCGTGGAGCGCGCGGTGCTCGACCTGCCGCACGGGCTGACCGAGCTGGCGGCCGCGCTGGGCCGCGACGAACGGGTGCGGGTGGTGGACCGGGTGCCGACCAAGCTGGTGGTGGCAGACCGCTCGCTTGCCATGGTGCCGCTGACCTCGACGACGGCGGAACCGGCCGCGCTGGTGGTCCATGCAAGCGGGCTGCTGGAGCTGCTGTGCGGCCTGTTCGAGTCGGTGTGGCGGGAGGCGCTGCCGTTGCGCCTCGGCGCGTCGGGGGCGGCCGAGGAGCAGCCGGACGGCCCGGACGGCACCGACCTGGAGGTGCTGTCGTTGCTGCTGGCCGGGCTGACCGACGCCAGCGTGGCCAAACAGCTCGACCTGGGCCTGCGCACCGTGCAGCGCCGGGTGCGGCGGCTGATGGAGCTGGCCGGCGTCACGACACGGCTGCAGCTGGGCTGGCACGCGTACGAGCGGGGCTGGGTGACCCGGTCGTAG
- a CDS encoding protein phosphatase 2C domain-containing protein, translating to MSQQGGRPAGHEDDWWGQLYDDSTDDTGPTAAPDSLDDRFASVKTTVTGRPAPPPRDALPADREGPGRTGASGRGGGRDAGRADGATSVDGDEPGRTAPEETGAAATSPSRRSTGSLTTSVAPPADSGTSVPLPEQRTAWDRPPSAPGAESLAPPAPLPAPPPSAVDYVGSGPPTYEPEPTALPAAEPDGLGELVADTVLDGARYGSCTLRAVSLRGDSARYRGEPRRDALLTARFGAGEQALVLVAVATGARATPGAHLAAAEACRWIGQAVGRSHLQLVEDIRAARRGELKSGLHRLTDRSLGRLRAGATEQGVDPEEYTASLRCLLLPADPDCRTRVFFGVGDGGLFRLRDGTWQDIEPEVTPEDSHGDPVIGFGPQPAKTFADSPEGDRFTMDLGIPTPPSPFEPAPQPPREPFRFRASVACPGDALVMCSAGLADPLRGEPALCAYLARRWSGRTPPGLAAFLADAQVRVKGYADDRTAAAVWEA from the coding sequence ATGAGCCAGCAGGGGGGAAGGCCCGCCGGTCACGAGGACGACTGGTGGGGGCAGCTGTACGACGACTCCACGGACGACACGGGGCCCACGGCCGCACCCGATTCCCTGGACGACCGGTTCGCCTCCGTGAAGACCACGGTGACGGGCCGTCCGGCCCCGCCGCCACGTGACGCCCTCCCGGCGGATCGGGAAGGCCCTGGTCGGACGGGGGCGAGCGGCCGGGGCGGCGGGCGCGACGCGGGCAGGGCCGACGGCGCCACGAGCGTGGATGGCGACGAGCCGGGGAGAACGGCACCCGAGGAAACCGGTGCGGCAGCCACGTCGCCGTCCCGGCGCTCAACCGGGTCCCTGACGACGTCCGTCGCGCCGCCCGCTGATTCCGGAACCTCTGTCCCCCTGCCCGAGCAGCGGACTGCCTGGGACCGTCCGCCTTCGGCTCCCGGTGCCGAATCGCTCGCGCCCCCGGCTCCGCTCCCGGCCCCACCCCCCTCCGCCGTCGACTACGTGGGCTCCGGACCACCCACCTACGAACCCGAGCCCACCGCGTTGCCCGCGGCCGAGCCGGACGGTCTCGGGGAGCTTGTTGCGGACACCGTGCTGGACGGGGCGCGGTACGGATCGTGCACCCTGCGGGCCGTGTCGTTGCGCGGGGACTCGGCGCGCTACCGGGGCGAGCCGCGCCGGGACGCGCTGCTCACCGCCCGGTTCGGGGCCGGGGAGCAGGCGCTGGTGCTCGTCGCGGTGGCGACCGGTGCGCGCGCCACGCCGGGTGCGCACCTGGCGGCGGCCGAGGCGTGCCGGTGGATCGGGCAGGCCGTGGGCCGCAGCCACCTCCAGCTCGTCGAGGACATCCGGGCCGCCCGGCGCGGCGAGCTGAAGTCGGGTCTGCACCGGCTGACCGACCGCAGCCTCGGCAGACTGCGGGCCGGCGCCACCGAGCAGGGCGTCGACCCGGAGGAGTACACGGCGAGCCTGCGCTGTCTGCTGCTGCCCGCCGACCCGGACTGCCGTACACGCGTGTTCTTCGGCGTCGGCGACGGCGGGCTGTTCCGGCTGCGGGACGGCACCTGGCAGGACATCGAGCCGGAGGTCACGCCCGAGGACAGCCACGGCGATCCGGTCATCGGCTTCGGTCCGCAGCCCGCGAAGACGTTCGCCGACAGCCCCGAGGGCGACCGGTTCACCATGGATCTCGGCATACCGACCCCGCCGAGCCCCTTCGAGCCGGCCCCGCAGCCGCCGCGTGAGCCGTTCCGGTTCCGCGCCTCGGTCGCCTGCCCGGGTGACGCTCTGGTGATGTGCAGCGCGGGCCTGGCCGATCCGTTGCGCGGCGAGCCCGCCCTGTGCGCCTACCTGGCCCGCCGCTGGTCCGGTCGTACGCCACCGGGACTCGCCGCGTTCCTCGCCGACGCCCAGGTACGGGTGAAGGGTTACGCCGACGACCGTACGGCCGCGGCCGTGTGGGAGGCGTAA
- a CDS encoding pyruvate dehydrogenase, which translates to MAKQNVAEQVVDILARAGVRRLYGVVGDSLNPVVDAVRRNSAIDWIHVRHEESAAFAAGAEAQITGKLTACAGSCGPGNLHLINGLYDAHRSMAPVLALASQIPSSEIGLGYFQETHPDRLFQECSHYSELISNPRQMPRLLQTAIQHAVGQSGVSVVSLPGDIAAEPAPERSAQSALVTSRPTVRPGDAEIDALVEMIDRAGKVTLFCGSGTAGAHGEVMEFAGRIKSPVGHALRGKEWIQYDNPYDVGMSGLLGYGAAYEATHECDLLILLGTDFPYNAFLPDDVQIAQVDVRPEVLGRRSRLDLAVWGDVRETLRCLIPGVKEKTDRRFLDKMLKKHADALEGVVKAYTRKVDKHIPIHPEYVAAVLDEVADDDAVFTVDTGMCNVWAARYISPNGRRRIIGSFTHGSMANALPMAIGAQFTDRSRQVVSMSGDGGFSMLMGDFLTLVQYDLPVKVVLFNNSALGMVELEMLVAGLPSYGTTNTNPDFAAVARACGAHGVRVDKPKQLAGALKDAFKHKGPALVDIVTDPNALSIPPKISAEMVTGFALSASKIVLDGGVGRMLQMARSNLRNMPRP; encoded by the coding sequence ATGGCCAAACAGAATGTTGCCGAGCAGGTCGTCGACATCCTCGCCCGCGCCGGCGTGCGTCGTCTGTACGGGGTGGTCGGCGACAGCCTCAATCCGGTCGTGGACGCCGTGCGGCGCAACTCCGCGATCGACTGGATCCATGTACGGCACGAGGAGAGCGCCGCGTTCGCGGCCGGCGCCGAGGCCCAGATCACCGGGAAGCTGACCGCCTGCGCCGGTTCCTGCGGCCCGGGCAACCTCCACCTGATCAACGGCCTGTACGACGCGCACCGCTCGATGGCCCCGGTGCTCGCCCTCGCCTCGCAGATCCCCTCCAGCGAGATCGGGCTCGGCTACTTCCAGGAGACCCATCCCGACCGGCTGTTCCAGGAGTGCAGCCACTACAGCGAGCTGATCTCCAACCCCCGGCAGATGCCCCGGCTGCTGCAGACCGCCATCCAGCACGCGGTCGGGCAGAGCGGCGTCAGTGTCGTCTCGCTGCCCGGTGACATCGCCGCGGAACCAGCCCCGGAGAGGTCCGCGCAGAGTGCCCTCGTCACCTCCCGGCCCACCGTCCGCCCCGGTGACGCCGAGATCGACGCGCTCGTGGAGATGATCGACCGGGCCGGGAAGGTCACCCTGTTCTGCGGCAGCGGCACGGCCGGCGCGCACGGCGAGGTCATGGAGTTCGCGGGGAGGATCAAGTCGCCGGTCGGTCACGCCCTGCGCGGCAAGGAGTGGATCCAGTACGACAACCCGTACGACGTCGGCATGAGCGGGCTGCTCGGCTACGGCGCCGCCTACGAGGCCACCCACGAGTGCGATCTGCTGATCCTGCTGGGCACCGACTTCCCGTACAACGCCTTCCTGCCCGACGACGTGCAGATCGCGCAGGTCGACGTACGGCCCGAGGTGCTCGGCCGCCGCTCCCGGCTCGACCTCGCCGTGTGGGGCGACGTGCGCGAGACGCTGCGCTGTCTGATCCCCGGGGTCAAGGAGAAGACCGACCGGCGTTTCCTCGACAAGATGCTGAAGAAGCACGCCGACGCGCTGGAGGGCGTGGTCAAGGCCTACACCCGCAAGGTCGACAAGCACATCCCGATCCACCCCGAGTACGTGGCCGCCGTACTCGACGAAGTCGCGGACGACGACGCCGTGTTCACGGTCGACACGGGCATGTGCAACGTGTGGGCGGCGCGCTACATCTCGCCCAACGGGCGCCGCAGGATCATCGGTTCGTTCACGCACGGATCGATGGCGAACGCGCTGCCCATGGCGATCGGCGCTCAGTTCACCGACCGGAGCCGGCAGGTGGTGTCCATGTCGGGCGACGGTGGTTTCTCGATGCTGATGGGCGACTTCCTGACCCTTGTCCAGTACGACCTTCCGGTCAAGGTGGTGCTGTTCAACAACTCGGCACTCGGCATGGTCGAGTTGGAGATGCTGGTCGCCGGACTGCCCTCGTACGGCACCACCAACACCAACCCCGACTTCGCCGCCGTCGCCCGGGCCTGCGGCGCCCACGGCGTGCGGGTGGACAAGCCCAAGCAGCTCGCCGGAGCCCTCAAGGACGCCTTCAAGCACAAGGGACCGGCCCTGGTGGACATCGTCACCGACCCCAACGCACTGTCCATCCCGCCGAAGATCAGCGCCGAGATGGTCACCGGATTCGCCCTGTCCGCCTCCAAGATCGTGCTGGACGGCGGCGTCGGCCGGATGCTCCAGATGGCCCGCTCCAACCTCCGCAACATGCCTCGCCCGTAG
- a CDS encoding ATP-binding protein has translation MVVGSATDTTGEEAGTTTEHAHRLRRRLGRADLRAVPEARRELRELLRHWGKPGRSEIAELLTSELVTNALVHTDDDAVLTAVVQPGGLRVEVRDFVGRRPELRGPDTDDDTHGRGLVLVQSLADAWGVRPHGVGKAVWFELGAEAA, from the coding sequence ATGGTCGTCGGGAGCGCCACGGACACGACGGGGGAAGAGGCCGGCACCACCACGGAACATGCGCACCGGCTCCGGCGCAGGCTGGGGCGGGCGGATCTCAGGGCGGTGCCCGAGGCCCGCCGGGAGTTGCGCGAACTGCTGCGGCACTGGGGCAAACCGGGCCGCTCGGAGATCGCCGAACTGCTCACCAGTGAACTGGTCACCAACGCGCTCGTCCACACCGACGACGACGCGGTCCTCACGGCCGTCGTACAGCCGGGCGGACTGCGTGTGGAGGTACGGGACTTCGTGGGCCGCAGACCGGAGCTGAGAGGCCCGGACACGGACGACGACACCCATGGGCGGGGCCTGGTGCTGGTGCAGTCCCTCGCGGACGCCTGGGGCGTACGGCCGCACGGCGTGGGCAAGGCGGTGTGGTTCGAACTGGGCGCCGAGGCGGCGTGA
- a CDS encoding DUF2637 domain-containing protein encodes MRLTDISLNWLLPGAVLLLGMLAAVAVLARGKRSSGESTSADDSWERSEERRRRKEAIYGTASYVLLFCCAAVAAALSFHGLVGFGEQNLGLTGGWQYLVPFGLDGAAMFCSVLAVREASHGDAALGSRILVWMFAAAAAWFNWVHAPRGATHAGAPQFFSGMSLSAAVLFDRALKQTRRAALREQGLVPRPLPQIRIVRWLRAPRETYKAWSLMLLEGVRSLDEAVEEVREDKRQKEETRQRRRGQQRIERAQLRAISRGHRGFVGRGTGRQVEVEVQAVERAPAQATAEPAISGAEQLPVRARPSLQPVRSGSEPVAVDLTAEDDTMALPRLDSLERKLKDLEQQFG; translated from the coding sequence ATGAGACTGACCGACATATCGCTGAACTGGCTGCTTCCGGGCGCCGTACTGCTCCTGGGCATGCTGGCGGCGGTGGCGGTGCTCGCGCGCGGCAAGCGCTCCTCCGGGGAGAGCACGAGCGCGGACGACTCCTGGGAGCGCAGCGAGGAGCGCCGGCGGCGCAAGGAGGCCATCTACGGCACGGCCTCGTATGTGCTCCTGTTCTGCTGTGCGGCGGTCGCCGCCGCCCTGTCCTTCCACGGCCTCGTCGGATTCGGCGAGCAGAACCTGGGGCTGACCGGCGGCTGGCAGTACCTGGTGCCGTTCGGCCTGGACGGCGCGGCGATGTTCTGTTCCGTCCTCGCCGTGCGCGAGGCCAGCCACGGCGACGCGGCCCTAGGCTCCCGGATCCTCGTGTGGATGTTCGCCGCCGCGGCGGCCTGGTTCAACTGGGTGCACGCACCCCGGGGCGCCACCCACGCGGGCGCTCCCCAGTTCTTCTCCGGCATGTCGCTGTCGGCGGCCGTCCTGTTCGACCGCGCCCTGAAGCAGACCCGCCGGGCCGCGCTGCGCGAGCAGGGCCTGGTGCCGCGTCCGCTGCCGCAGATCCGTATCGTGCGCTGGCTGCGGGCTCCCCGTGAGACCTACAAGGCCTGGTCGCTGATGCTCCTGGAGGGCGTGCGCAGCCTGGACGAGGCCGTCGAGGAGGTCCGCGAGGACAAGCGGCAGAAGGAGGAGACGCGCCAGCGCCGGCGCGGTCAGCAGCGCATCGAGCGTGCCCAGCTGAGGGCCATCAGCCGGGGTCACCGCGGTTTCGTCGGGCGCGGTACCGGCCGGCAGGTCGAGGTCGAGGTGCAGGCGGTGGAGCGAGCCCCCGCCCAGGCGACCGCGGAGCCTGCCATATCCGGCGCGGAACAGTTGCCCGTACGCGCCCGTCCCTCCCTGCAGCCGGTCCGCAGCGGCTCTGAGCCGGTGGCCGTGGACCTCACGGCCGAGGACGACACCATGGCCCTGCCGCGCCTGGACTCCCTGGAGCGCAAGCTGAAGGACCTGGAGCAGCAGTTCGGCTAG
- a CDS encoding GntR family transcriptional regulator, with protein sequence MKQGTQGFAGAGAPQCRASGAARVPAQARAATGAESPRERETALPGARGEHTHAEPAIPGPRAAVQRSSVRGQILDALRTALVAGELQPGGVYSAPVLGERFGVSATPVREAMQQLALEGAVEVVPNRGFRVVERGARELAELAEVRALIEVPVMLRLARTVPAERWAALRPLAEETVRAAASGCAATYAESDRAFHRALLSLAGNEQLVRTAEDLHRRAQWPLVGGPVRHARADLVADASEHMALLEALIARNLDVVRELVGEHFTGAS encoded by the coding sequence GTGAAGCAGGGCACGCAGGGCTTTGCCGGGGCGGGTGCGCCGCAGTGCCGGGCATCGGGCGCCGCCCGGGTGCCCGCCCAGGCACGCGCGGCGACCGGTGCGGAGAGCCCGCGGGAGCGGGAGACCGCCCTGCCCGGCGCGCGGGGCGAGCACACGCATGCCGAACCGGCGATCCCCGGACCGCGGGCCGCGGTGCAGCGCTCCTCGGTGCGCGGGCAGATCCTGGATGCGCTGCGTACGGCGCTGGTGGCCGGCGAGCTGCAGCCGGGCGGGGTGTACTCGGCGCCGGTGCTCGGCGAACGCTTCGGGGTCTCGGCGACGCCCGTGCGCGAGGCCATGCAGCAGCTCGCCCTGGAAGGCGCCGTGGAGGTCGTGCCCAACCGCGGCTTCCGGGTCGTCGAGCGGGGCGCGCGGGAGCTGGCCGAGCTGGCGGAGGTGCGGGCGCTCATCGAGGTGCCCGTGATGCTGCGGCTCGCCCGTACGGTCCCCGCCGAGCGGTGGGCCGCACTGCGCCCGCTGGCGGAGGAGACGGTCCGCGCGGCCGCCTCCGGCTGCGCGGCCACGTACGCGGAGTCCGACCGGGCCTTCCACCGCGCGCTGCTCTCCCTCGCGGGCAACGAACAGCTCGTGCGCACCGCCGAGGACCTGCACCGCCGCGCCCAGTGGCCCCTGGTCGGCGGCCCGGTCCGGCACGCCCGCGCCGACCTGGTCGCGGACGCGTCGGAACACATGGCCCTGCTGGAGGCGCTGATCGCGCGGAATCTGGACGTGGTGCGGGAGCTGGTGGGCGAGCACTTCACCGGCGCGAGCTGA
- a CDS encoding DUF2231 domain-containing protein, with translation MNLVNGLPAHVLLVHVVVVLIPMTALALTAGALWPRVARRLGILLPGVAFVALLSVPLTTHAGEWLERHVDDDPLVRRHTELGDGLLPWALGLFVLAAVVWWAARRSPAEAGRSGVLRWSAVPVRIVVAALSLAVAVGAVVDVYRIGDSGAKAAWHDSFNKNGS, from the coding sequence ATGAATCTCGTCAACGGGCTGCCCGCCCATGTCCTGCTCGTCCATGTCGTCGTCGTGCTGATCCCGATGACCGCCCTCGCCCTGACCGCGGGCGCCCTGTGGCCGCGCGTCGCCCGCCGGCTGGGGATACTGCTGCCCGGGGTCGCCTTCGTGGCCCTGCTCAGTGTGCCGCTGACCACCCACGCCGGTGAGTGGCTCGAGCGGCATGTGGACGACGACCCGCTGGTACGGCGCCACACCGAGCTGGGCGACGGGCTGCTTCCCTGGGCCCTGGGCCTGTTCGTGCTGGCGGCGGTGGTGTGGTGGGCCGCACGCCGCTCCCCGGCCGAGGCCGGCCGCTCCGGCGTCCTGCGCTGGTCCGCCGTTCCGGTACGGATCGTGGTGGCCGCGCTGTCACTGGCCGTGGCGGTGGGCGCGGTGGTGGACGTCTACCGCATCGGCGACTCGGGCGCGAAGGCGGCGTGGCACGACAGTTTCAACAAGAACGGTTCCTGA